The following proteins come from a genomic window of Acinonyx jubatus isolate Ajub_Pintada_27869175 chromosome C1, VMU_Ajub_asm_v1.0, whole genome shotgun sequence:
- the CC1H1orf210 gene encoding type III endosome membrane protein TEMP: protein MSEANQTTVGPSELSTASAISPGLGTGARAWPVLVGVVLGAVVLSLLIALAAKCHLCRKYRASYQHRPLPRTGKGVCPEVGEEDDDGFIEDNYIQPGAGGLGTEGGRDHFSF from the exons ATGAGTGAGGCAAACCAAA CCACTGTGGGGCCCTCAGAGCTCTCCACGGCATCAGCCATCTCCCCTGGGCTGGGCACTGGGGCCCGGGCATGGCCTGTGCTGGTGGGCGTCGTGCTGGGGGCTGTggtcctctctctcctcatcGCGCTTGCTGCCAAGTGCCACCTCTGCCGCAAATACCGTGCCAGCTACCAGCACCGCCCGCTGCCCAGGACCGGGAAGGGTGTCTGTCCGGAGGTGGGTGAAGAAGATGACGATGGCTTCATCGAGGACAATTACATTCAGCCTGGGGCCGGcgggctggggacagagggcgGCAGGGACCACTTTTCCTTCTGA